The following proteins are co-located in the Dehalococcoidales bacterium genome:
- a CDS encoding PAS domain S-box protein, translating to MFARIIDGTPIPLLVIDRQHRVTFWNTAVESLSGIPREKMVGTSEQWRAFYSEERPVMADLVLDGAPVDQIEGYYPGRCWGSPLIEGAYEAEDYYPSLGEAGKWLYFTASPIRDENGRVIGAVETLQDITERMRVEEALQESEKSYRELFDGALDAIWVHDLVGNILKANHASENLTGLSGEALARSNIKDFLSRHSLQVARERRHRMIENGKGLGKPYRQRIIRQDGRETTVMCTTRPIFSDGRLIAFQNIAWDISEQELMQENLRYYMQQVTMAQEHERKRIARDLHDDITQSLLLVTQGLDMLSSDERPKLSNDQLKQHLEKLRDQAVDALEAVRRCAHNLRPRIIDDLGLVAALEWLTDELAKNQGIDASAEITGQELALPAEVQLLLFRIAQEALNNARKHARASSVVLRLEFGDDSLTLTVSDNGRGFEVPRIIGNLAGTGKLGLAGMQERAKLIGGSLKIESEIGEGTTITVRVPVSVSISE from the coding sequence TTGTTTGCCAGGATTATTGACGGTACACCCATTCCTTTATTAGTAATTGACCGGCAGCATCGGGTGACCTTCTGGAACACGGCGGTTGAATCCCTTTCCGGTATTCCAAGGGAAAAGATGGTCGGCACCAGCGAGCAGTGGCGTGCCTTTTATTCCGAGGAGAGACCGGTAATGGCCGATTTAGTACTTGACGGGGCTCCGGTAGATCAGATTGAGGGTTACTACCCGGGCAGGTGCTGGGGATCCCCTTTGATTGAAGGGGCCTATGAAGCTGAGGATTACTATCCCTCTCTGGGAGAAGCTGGCAAGTGGCTCTATTTTACGGCCAGCCCCATTAGGGATGAGAACGGCAGGGTGATTGGGGCGGTAGAGACCTTGCAGGATATCACCGAGCGCATGCGGGTTGAGGAGGCTCTGCAGGAGTCGGAAAAGAGCTACCGGGAGTTGTTTGACGGCGCTCTCGATGCTATTTGGGTCCATGATTTGGTGGGCAATATACTGAAAGCAAATCATGCCTCCGAAAATCTCACCGGGCTTAGCGGCGAAGCACTGGCGAGGAGCAATATAAAGGACTTTCTGTCCCGGCATAGTCTGCAGGTGGCCAGGGAGCGACGTCATAGAATGATTGAAAATGGCAAAGGTCTGGGGAAGCCCTACCGGCAGCGCATTATTCGTCAGGATGGACGTGAGACAACCGTGATGTGCACCACCAGGCCTATCTTCAGCGATGGCCGGCTTATTGCTTTTCAGAACATTGCCTGGGACATTTCTGAGCAGGAGTTAATGCAGGAAAACCTGCGCTATTATATGCAGCAGGTTACCATGGCACAGGAGCACGAACGTAAGCGTATTGCCCGTGATTTGCATGATGATATTACCCAGTCCCTGCTTCTGGTAACACAGGGATTGGATATGCTCAGCTCGGACGAGCGGCCGAAGCTGTCGAATGATCAGTTGAAACAGCACCTGGAAAAGCTGCGCGACCAGGCTGTAGATGCTCTGGAGGCTGTACGGCGTTGTGCGCATAATCTGAGGCCCAGAATAATAGATGACCTCGGTCTGGTGGCTGCCCTGGAGTGGTTGACCGATGAACTGGCGAAGAATCAGGGAATTGATGCCTCTGCTGAGATCACAGGGCAGGAACTGGCTCTGCCTGCCGAGGTTCAGTTGCTGCTGTTCCGCATCGCTCAGGAGGCGTTGAACAATGCCAGAAAGCATGCCCGGGCATCCAGCGTTGTCCTCAGACTGGAGTTTGGCGACGATAGCCTGACTCTGACGGTGAGTGATAACGGCAGGGGCTTTGAGGTCCCCAGGATAATCGGGAATCTGGCCGGTACCGGTAAGCTGGGGTTGGCCGGGATGCAGGAGCGGGCCAAACTGATCGGCGGCAGCCTTAAGATAGAGTCGGAAATAGGCGAGGGAACGACTATTACGGTCAGGGTGCCCGTCTCGGTTTCTATCTCGGAATAG
- a CDS encoding response regulator transcription factor: MKTRILIADDHSVLRKGLRQLLEMERDFDVVGEASNGEEAVSLSRELKPDIVIMDIVMPELSGIEATKLIKQANPAIAVLIFTAYSDIRYILGLLESGACGYLLKNARSREIAGAIRAVRSGESVLDSAVTHKLLQRAIGLSGDAGGGMSGGHLTAREIEVLRLAARGMSNKDIAGKLSLSLRTVKAHLTNIFAKMEVGSRTEAIMKGFTKGYITLDDVPMGD; the protein is encoded by the coding sequence GTGAAGACTAGAATTCTTATTGCCGATGATCATTCTGTTCTGAGGAAGGGGCTGCGCCAGCTGCTGGAGATGGAACGTGACTTCGATGTTGTTGGCGAGGCTAGTAATGGCGAGGAAGCGGTCAGCTTGAGCAGGGAGCTGAAGCCGGATATCGTGATCATGGATATCGTTATGCCCGAGCTCAGCGGTATTGAGGCGACCAAGCTGATCAAACAAGCCAATCCGGCTATTGCGGTACTGATATTTACCGCTTATAGCGATATTCGCTACATACTCGGGCTTCTGGAGTCCGGTGCTTGTGGCTACCTGCTGAAGAATGCGCGCAGCAGGGAAATCGCCGGTGCTATTCGTGCCGTACGTTCCGGTGAGTCCGTGCTTGACTCAGCGGTAACACACAAGCTTCTCCAACGTGCTATCGGACTATCCGGCGATGCCGGTGGTGGAATGTCCGGTGGTCATCTGACTGCCCGGGAAATAGAGGTGTTGCGGCTGGCGGCCAGAGGAATGAGCAACAAGGATATTGCCGGAAAACTTTCCCTGAGCTTACGGACGGTAAAGGCACACCTGACCAATATCTTTGCCAAGATGGAGGTTGGCAGCCGTACCGAGGCGATCATGAAGGGATTTACCAAGGGTTATATCACTCTTGATGATGTACCCATGGGGGATTGA
- the acs gene encoding acetate--CoA ligase, producing MKEEKTITSMMAEKRTIYPPDELAKNAYVKSMAEYKEIYQKSVDDPEGFWAEKAEQLDWFKKWDKVLVEDFKEGQHQWFVGGKLNVSYNCLDRHLKTWRKNKAALIWEGDIGDSHSVTYQELYYHVCKFANVLKKLGVKKGDRVTIYLPMILELPIAMLACARIGAIHSVVFGGFSADSLRDRILDCGSTLLICADGYYRAGKVIRSKSNADEAMSACPKVKHAIVVKRAGNEVNMVEGRDHWWHDEMNAGDIKPYCEPEVMDAEDPLFILYTSGSTGKPKGVLHTQAGYLLYTYQTTKWVFDIKDDDTYWCTADIGWVTGHSYILYGPLALGTTSLVFEGVPSYPHPDRFWEIVEKYRVNIFYTAPTAIRAIMREGNEWPKKHDLSSLRILGTVGEPINPEVWIWYYTMIGQSRCPVIDTWWQTETGGHVITPLPGTGPIKPGSASLPFPGIVPEVVRENGTKADVNEGGYLVIKRPWPGLMRGVYGDPKRFKDTYFLRFPGTYTSGDGARVDEDGFYWLMGRIDDVINVAGHRIGTAEVESALVSHKDVAEAAVVGMPHDIKGQGIYAFVTLKVGIEKSDELKKELIAHVRKEIGPIATPDAIQFAEGLPKTRSGKIMRRILSKIAAGNTENLGDTSTLADPSVVSTLVKGNK from the coding sequence TTGAAAGAAGAGAAAACAATTACCTCAATGATGGCAGAGAAAAGAACCATTTATCCACCGGATGAACTTGCCAAAAATGCCTATGTCAAGAGCATGGCAGAATACAAGGAAATCTACCAGAAGTCCGTTGATGACCCCGAAGGCTTCTGGGCAGAGAAGGCCGAGCAACTGGACTGGTTCAAGAAATGGGACAAGGTATTGGTCGAGGACTTCAAGGAAGGCCAGCACCAGTGGTTCGTGGGCGGGAAACTCAATGTAAGCTACAACTGTCTGGACAGACACCTTAAGACCTGGCGGAAAAACAAGGCGGCCTTGATATGGGAGGGTGATATCGGCGACAGCCATTCCGTTACCTATCAGGAATTGTATTACCATGTCTGCAAATTCGCCAATGTGCTGAAGAAGTTAGGGGTTAAGAAGGGCGACCGCGTCACTATCTATCTACCTATGATTCTGGAGCTGCCGATTGCGATGCTGGCCTGTGCCCGTATCGGTGCCATCCACAGCGTTGTTTTCGGCGGCTTTAGTGCCGATTCTCTGCGCGACAGAATATTGGACTGCGGGTCAACACTGCTCATCTGTGCCGACGGCTACTACCGCGCCGGTAAGGTCATCCGCAGCAAAAGTAATGCCGATGAAGCTATGTCCGCCTGCCCCAAGGTTAAGCATGCCATCGTGGTAAAAAGGGCCGGCAACGAAGTAAATATGGTAGAAGGGCGTGACCACTGGTGGCACGATGAAATGAATGCCGGGGATATCAAGCCATACTGTGAGCCAGAGGTAATGGATGCCGAGGATCCTCTCTTCATCCTGTACACCAGCGGCAGCACCGGCAAACCCAAGGGCGTCCTGCACACTCAAGCCGGCTATCTTCTCTACACCTACCAGACAACAAAGTGGGTCTTCGATATTAAGGATGATGACACCTACTGGTGCACCGCCGATATCGGCTGGGTTACCGGGCACAGCTACATACTCTACGGTCCTCTAGCCCTAGGCACTACTAGCCTGGTCTTTGAGGGTGTACCCAGCTATCCCCACCCGGACCGTTTCTGGGAGATCGTCGAAAAGTACCGCGTTAACATCTTCTACACTGCACCCACCGCTATCCGGGCCATTATGAGAGAGGGGAATGAATGGCCTAAGAAGCACGATTTATCCAGCCTGCGCATTCTGGGGACAGTCGGCGAACCGATTAACCCCGAGGTCTGGATCTGGTATTACACAATGATCGGCCAGTCAAGGTGCCCGGTCATCGACACCTGGTGGCAGACCGAGACCGGCGGCCATGTGATTACCCCACTACCCGGCACCGGCCCGATTAAGCCAGGCTCAGCTTCACTACCCTTCCCCGGCATCGTACCTGAGGTAGTAAGGGAGAATGGTACCAAAGCCGACGTCAATGAAGGCGGCTACCTGGTCATCAAGAGACCCTGGCCCGGCCTGATGCGAGGAGTATACGGCGACCCCAAGAGGTTTAAAGATACCTATTTCCTACGCTTCCCCGGTACATATACCTCTGGCGACGGGGCACGGGTAGATGAGGACGGTTTTTACTGGCTGATGGGACGTATTGACGATGTCATCAACGTCGCCGGGCATCGTATCGGCACTGCCGAGGTCGAGAGTGCTCTGGTCTCCCACAAGGATGTTGCCGAAGCAGCAGTAGTCGGCATGCCCCATGATATCAAGGGGCAAGGCATCTACGCCTTCGTCACACTAAAGGTCGGCATTGAGAAGAGCGACGAACTCAAGAAAGAATTGATAGCTCATGTCCGTAAGGAAATCGGCCCGATAGCCACCCCGGACGCCATTCAGTTTGCCGAGGGGCTGCCCAAGACCCGCAGCGGTAAGATTATGAGACGGATACTGAGCAAAATCGCCGCCGGCAATACCGAAAATCTGGGCGATACCAGTACCCTGGCCGATCCGTCAGTAGTTTCCACTCTGGTAAAGGGAAACAAATAA
- a CDS encoding OFA family MFS transporter: protein MSADGKDPAVMKVFGQSPGRGRVLFIVFGFLIQLCLGAVYAWSTFSGAVREHYTLNNTEALLPYIIFLLCFAILMPFGGRWIQKYGPRRIGIIGGTLVGIGWILSGFAPNLPVLCVTYGVIAGVGVGLCYGGPIAVVNRWFPDRKGLAVGLTVGGFGLSAAIVSPLGYSLISSYGILDAFKILGIAFLIITVILSLTMRFPDSNWMPAGWSGPKTGGTAIESFSPRQMIKTRGFIALFICYVFGCTAGLMAIGIGKTVGTDVISIASGTAATLVAVFAAFNFAGRPLFGWLTDRITPRFSGLISFVLIAAGSIGMLVAQQGDIALYIGSMSVMWMALGGWLAIAPTTTASFFGPRENASNYGIVFLAYGIGAVIGNIVAGRAKDLFGSFDIAFWVTLILAIAGMAIAMVMLKKPKEKPASSDK, encoded by the coding sequence ATGTCGGCAGATGGAAAAGACCCAGCCGTAATGAAAGTCTTCGGACAGTCCCCAGGGAGAGGACGAGTACTGTTTATTGTCTTCGGTTTTTTGATCCAATTATGCTTGGGAGCAGTTTATGCCTGGAGTACTTTCTCAGGGGCAGTTAGAGAACATTACACACTAAACAATACTGAAGCACTTCTCCCTTACATAATCTTTCTACTGTGTTTTGCCATTCTAATGCCTTTTGGCGGTAGATGGATACAAAAATACGGACCACGGAGAATAGGAATCATCGGGGGTACGCTTGTTGGTATAGGTTGGATCCTGTCCGGTTTTGCGCCGAACCTGCCTGTGCTCTGCGTCACCTACGGTGTAATCGCCGGTGTTGGGGTAGGCCTGTGCTACGGCGGTCCTATTGCAGTGGTAAATAGATGGTTTCCTGACAGAAAGGGGTTGGCCGTAGGGTTAACAGTGGGCGGTTTCGGTCTGTCAGCGGCGATTGTATCGCCCCTCGGATACTCTCTGATTAGTTCATACGGGATCCTGGACGCTTTTAAAATACTAGGCATAGCGTTTCTGATAATTACGGTAATACTCTCCTTGACCATGCGGTTTCCGGATTCTAACTGGATGCCGGCCGGATGGAGCGGCCCTAAGACAGGCGGTACCGCTATAGAGAGTTTCAGCCCCAGGCAGATGATCAAGACTCGCGGCTTCATTGCTCTGTTCATATGCTACGTGTTTGGTTGTACCGCCGGACTTATGGCAATCGGCATAGGGAAGACCGTGGGAACAGATGTAATTAGTATCGCTTCGGGAACTGCGGCGACGCTGGTAGCGGTATTTGCCGCCTTCAACTTCGCCGGCAGACCTCTTTTCGGCTGGCTAACTGATCGTATTACTCCACGGTTCTCAGGATTAATCTCATTCGTATTAATTGCCGCGGGATCCATCGGAATGCTCGTTGCTCAACAGGGTGACATTGCCCTGTACATCGGATCCATGTCAGTAATGTGGATGGCTCTGGGCGGATGGCTAGCTATAGCCCCGACAACCACGGCTTCCTTCTTTGGTCCCAGAGAAAATGCCAGCAACTATGGCATAGTGTTCCTCGCCTACGGTATAGGTGCAGTAATCGGTAACATAGTGGCGGGTCGAGCCAAAGATTTATTCGGCAGCTTTGATATCGCTTTCTGGGTGACACTAATACTAGCTATTGCCGGCATGGCAATAGCCATGGTAATGCTTAAGAAACCGAAAGAAAAGCCCGCCTCATCGGATAAATAA
- a CDS encoding carbonic anhydrase, giving the protein MNIIDLMEGNSRFASSADPKELKELAERGQNPVATVISCSDSRVPVEVIFNQLDPGRLFVIRVAGNIIADPIVKGSIEYAVTHLKTPFLIVIGHSGCGAIKAYLSMANQGELVEILRNLELKSKNPQQAAIENIHLQVERALRIACVRDALESKSIEIYGMFYDLETGILTRVNVNGLPVNDMVSP; this is encoded by the coding sequence ATGAATATTATAGATTTGATGGAAGGGAATAGCAGGTTTGCTTCCAGCGCTGATCCGAAAGAGCTCAAAGAACTGGCAGAACGAGGCCAAAACCCGGTAGCGACGGTCATATCCTGCTCGGATTCCAGGGTTCCTGTAGAAGTGATATTCAATCAGCTGGATCCCGGCAGGCTATTCGTAATTCGGGTAGCGGGAAACATCATCGCGGACCCTATTGTGAAGGGAAGTATAGAGTATGCTGTAACGCATCTAAAAACCCCCTTTCTCATCGTTATCGGTCATTCGGGATGCGGAGCTATCAAGGCTTACCTTAGTATGGCAAATCAAGGCGAACTGGTGGAAATACTGCGCAACCTGGAACTTAAGAGTAAGAACCCGCAGCAGGCAGCTATAGAAAATATTCACTTGCAGGTTGAAAGAGCCTTGAGAATTGCATGTGTCCGTGATGCTCTGGAGTCCAAGTCCATAGAGATCTACGGTATGTTCTATGATCTGGAGACAGGTATTCTGACACGCGTGAACGTGAATGGTTTGCCGGTGAATGATATGGTTAGCCCTTGA
- a CDS encoding helix-hairpin-helix domain-containing protein, whose translation MKNSEIAGVFQDIASLLEAKGENQFKIRAYQRVSRSIERLPVELEQLVNEDRLKEVPGVGDAITRKITEVITTGRLGYYERLKAEFPEGMIALLGVPGVGPKTAMRILRELDIKSIDEIELAVADGRLASLPRIGDRTVENINRHLKEL comes from the coding sequence ATGAAGAATAGTGAAATTGCCGGAGTATTTCAGGATATTGCCAGCCTGCTCGAAGCGAAAGGTGAGAATCAGTTCAAGATAAGAGCTTACCAGAGAGTGTCTCGTTCTATCGAGCGCCTGCCGGTAGAACTGGAGCAACTGGTCAATGAGGACAGACTGAAGGAAGTTCCCGGGGTAGGGGATGCGATCACCAGGAAGATTACCGAGGTGATAACCACCGGGCGTCTTGGTTATTATGAGCGGCTGAAGGCTGAGTTTCCCGAAGGAATGATAGCGCTGCTCGGTGTGCCTGGTGTCGGACCCAAAACTGCCATGCGTATCCTCCGCGAGCTTGACATAAAGTCTATAGACGAGATTGAGCTAGCGGTGGCTGACGGGAGATTGGCTTCGCTGCCCCGTATTGGTGATAGGACTGTAGAGAATATTAATCGTCACCTTAAAGAGTTATAA
- the secA gene encoding preprotein translocase subunit SecA: MVKFFTRFTDSNEKQLKRLQPVVDRINELEPGFEGLSDPELRAKTAEFKARLKDGVSLDDLLPEAFAAVREAAKRTIGQRHYDVQLIGGIVLHQGKIAEMRTGEGKTLVATLPLYLNSLGGQGCHLATVNDYLARRDPYWMAPVYSALGVSVASIYPQQNPDEYSPARLYDPDFDSGDPHWTHFRPVPRAEAYRADITYGTSSEFGFDYLRDNMVLDLSRCVQRHFNYVIVDEVDNLLIDEARTPLIISGPDEEAGQKYHIFAGIAPRLRRDADYEVDEKERRIDLTDAGYNNLERMLQREGLLREASFYDPSNADLHRHLRNALSAKELYKRDQQYVVKDGQVIIVDEFTGRLMWGRRYAEGLHQAIEAKEHIKVQQESRTFATITIQHYFKMYSKLAGMTGTALTEAEEFSKIYSLDVIEIPTHRPMIRKDYEDIIYKDEKSKFKAVVREIEEHHKQGRPVLAGTVSIEKSEELSEMLKRKGIVAQVLNAKLHEKEAGIITDAGRPGAVTVATNMAGRGVDIVLGGKEPPREDEAAWQEWQKQHDQVVELGGLHVVATERHEARRIDNQLRGRAGRQGDPGSSRFYVSLEDDIVRRFGGDRVKGLMEWAGMDEDTPIENRLVNKAIGDSQRRVEGYHFDMRKHLVEYDEVVNQHRELIYKERRKILGDADLRANIMSMVGEELRAMSNKNSILDNTDSIIRRLVSRHFAAGTPGPEPSELIRDVSGQLPLSSWFTAEAISRMGQEDIEKELIEYVESCYERWSKQMERGDEVDGESLAVVERFIMPALLREVAAVFPIPPSLNAGVLARTGPGLIGNVLSEQAEIAYQKLEGEIGVENMRMVERRMMLHFLDRLWIEHLTMMEDKRREAGWQSLRQVRSLDAYKNIGYEQFQDLLSTIRHDVVHSIFHVTVNRKDVPQPSTPMTKVVPTGSGKQPVMVKGKRVGRNEPCPCGSGKKYKHCCGR, from the coding sequence ATGGTTAAATTCTTTACTCGATTTACCGATTCCAACGAGAAACAGTTAAAACGTTTGCAGCCGGTAGTGGATAGGATAAATGAGCTGGAACCCGGGTTTGAGGGTCTCAGTGATCCCGAGCTTCGTGCTAAGACCGCGGAGTTTAAGGCCCGGCTCAAAGACGGCGTTTCGCTCGACGATCTTTTGCCCGAAGCCTTTGCCGCTGTTCGTGAGGCGGCTAAGAGGACTATCGGCCAGCGTCACTATGATGTGCAACTCATTGGAGGCATTGTTCTGCATCAGGGTAAGATTGCCGAGATGAGAACGGGTGAAGGTAAAACACTGGTGGCTACTCTTCCTCTCTATTTGAATTCACTCGGCGGCCAGGGCTGTCACCTGGCTACGGTTAACGATTACCTGGCGAGGCGAGACCCTTACTGGATGGCGCCTGTTTATTCTGCGCTGGGGGTTAGCGTAGCCAGCATCTATCCTCAGCAAAATCCTGATGAATACAGTCCGGCCCGTCTTTATGACCCGGATTTTGATTCCGGAGATCCGCACTGGACCCACTTTAGGCCGGTCCCGCGTGCCGAGGCTTACCGGGCTGATATCACCTACGGTACCAGCAGCGAGTTCGGCTTCGACTACCTGCGGGATAATATGGTCCTGGATCTTTCCCGGTGTGTACAGAGGCATTTTAATTATGTCATCGTTGACGAGGTGGACAACCTCCTCATTGATGAAGCACGAACGCCGCTTATTATCAGCGGTCCGGATGAAGAGGCGGGGCAAAAGTATCATATCTTCGCCGGCATCGCTCCCCGTCTCAGGCGTGATGCTGACTACGAAGTGGATGAGAAGGAACGTCGCATTGATCTGACTGATGCCGGCTATAATAACCTGGAAAGGATGCTGCAGCGCGAGGGACTGTTGAGGGAGGCCAGTTTCTATGATCCGTCTAACGCCGATCTGCACCGCCACTTGAGGAACGCCCTCAGCGCTAAGGAGCTGTATAAGAGGGACCAGCAGTATGTGGTCAAGGACGGTCAGGTGATTATCGTCGATGAATTCACCGGCCGTTTGATGTGGGGCCGCCGTTACGCGGAAGGTCTGCACCAGGCCATCGAAGCTAAAGAACATATCAAGGTTCAGCAGGAGAGCCGGACCTTTGCCACTATTACCATCCAGCACTATTTCAAGATGTATAGCAAGCTGGCCGGGATGACCGGCACCGCGCTTACCGAGGCTGAGGAGTTCTCCAAGATATACAGTCTCGACGTTATCGAGATTCCTACCCACCGGCCGATGATCAGGAAGGATTATGAGGATATCATCTATAAGGATGAAAAGTCCAAGTTCAAGGCAGTGGTGCGTGAAATCGAGGAGCATCATAAGCAAGGGCGTCCGGTGCTGGCGGGTACCGTATCTATCGAAAAGTCGGAAGAGTTGAGTGAAATGCTGAAGCGTAAGGGTATCGTTGCCCAGGTTCTCAATGCCAAGCTTCATGAAAAAGAGGCGGGTATCATTACTGATGCGGGGCGTCCGGGAGCGGTAACCGTGGCTACCAATATGGCCGGGCGTGGTGTCGATATTGTTCTGGGTGGCAAGGAGCCGCCCAGAGAAGATGAGGCTGCGTGGCAGGAGTGGCAGAAGCAGCATGATCAGGTTGTCGAGCTTGGCGGTCTCCATGTTGTCGCTACGGAGCGTCATGAGGCACGGCGTATCGATAATCAGCTCCGCGGCAGAGCCGGCCGTCAGGGCGATCCGGGCAGCTCACGCTTTTATGTTTCTCTGGAGGATGATATTGTCCGTCGTTTCGGCGGCGATCGCGTTAAGGGTCTAATGGAGTGGGCCGGTATGGATGAGGATACTCCTATTGAGAACAGGTTGGTCAACAAGGCTATCGGTGACTCGCAGCGTCGTGTCGAGGGCTATCATTTCGATATGCGTAAGCATCTGGTGGAGTATGACGAGGTGGTCAATCAGCACCGCGAGCTTATTTATAAGGAGCGGCGCAAGATCCTCGGCGATGCCGATCTTCGTGCCAACATAATGTCTATGGTTGGAGAAGAGCTGCGGGCTATGTCGAACAAGAACAGCATCCTGGATAACACTGACAGCATAATCCGGAGGCTGGTGTCCCGCCATTTTGCTGCCGGTACACCCGGGCCGGAACCGAGCGAACTTATCAGGGATGTCTCCGGCCAGCTACCCTTGTCGTCCTGGTTCACCGCTGAAGCTATTTCTCGAATGGGGCAGGAGGATATCGAAAAAGAGCTTATTGAGTATGTTGAATCCTGCTATGAGCGGTGGTCTAAACAGATGGAGAGGGGTGACGAAGTGGATGGCGAGAGCCTGGCGGTGGTGGAGCGGTTTATCATGCCTGCTTTGCTCAGGGAAGTTGCTGCCGTCTTCCCTATTCCCCCCTCGCTTAATGCCGGTGTGCTTGCCCGTACCGGGCCGGGTCTGATCGGGAATGTACTCTCTGAACAGGCCGAGATTGCCTATCAGAAGCTCGAGGGAGAGATAGGGGTGGAGAATATGAGGATGGTGGAGAGGCGGATGATGCTGCATTTCCTGGACCGGTTGTGGATAGAACACCTGACCATGATGGAAGACAAGCGTCGGGAGGCGGGGTGGCAGAGTCTGCGGCAGGTACGTTCGCTGGATGCCTATAAGAACATCGGTTATGAGCAGTTCCAGGACCTGCTTTCTACCATCCGGCACGATGTAGTCCACTCTATTTTCCATGTCACTGTAAACAGGAAGGATGTCCCTCAGCCGTCGACTCCCATGACTAAGGTCGTTCCTACCGGCTCGGGAAAGCAGCCGGTAATGGTCAAAGGTAAGAGGGTAGGCCGTAACGAACCCTGTCCCTGTGGTAGCGGCAAGAAATATAAACACTGCTGCGGAAGGTGA
- a CDS encoding DUF2007 domain-containing protein, translating into MSSSEKMVEVYRASGEMQARVIQGLLESYGIPCLLKSDAASSVHAFTVDGMGEVRVMVWESMLDEAEKLIQGKDNG; encoded by the coding sequence TTGAGCAGCAGTGAAAAAATGGTAGAGGTTTACCGGGCTAGTGGAGAGATGCAGGCCAGGGTTATCCAGGGTTTGCTGGAAAGCTATGGGATACCCTGCCTGCTGAAGTCGGATGCGGCTAGTTCCGTGCATGCCTTTACCGTTGACGGGATGGGTGAAGTCAGAGTTATGGTCTGGGAATCGATGCTCGACGAAGCGGAGAAATTGATTCAGGGGAAGGATAATGGTTAA
- a CDS encoding ribose-phosphate pyrophosphokinase, translating to MDEIKVFTGNAHPALAQSVAGYLNIPLGQCEVFEFSNENTFVRILENVRQRDVFVIQPLSSPVNKSLVELLIMIDALKRASAERITAVVPYYGYGRTDKKDQPRVPITARLVADLLTVAGANRLLTVDLHAPQIQGFFNIPVDELTALYLLARYFEEKDINGRDLVVVATDIGISKRARDLAAKLKAPLAIVEKRRVGNDDKAETLNVIGEVESRIALTVDDEIDTAGSLVGVVGALMDRGAREVYSCCTHPVLSGSAIERIASCYVKEVVVTDTIPVADEKKLAKITVLPIAPLLGEAIQRIHTGMSIGAMFEQQ from the coding sequence ATGGATGAAATAAAGGTGTTTACCGGTAATGCTCATCCTGCACTGGCTCAGTCGGTTGCTGGTTATCTCAATATACCTCTCGGTCAGTGCGAGGTTTTTGAGTTTAGTAACGAGAATACGTTTGTCCGTATTCTGGAAAATGTACGCCAGCGGGATGTCTTTGTTATCCAGCCATTGTCGTCTCCGGTCAACAAGAGTCTGGTTGAGTTGCTGATTATGATTGATGCCCTGAAGCGGGCCTCTGCCGAGCGTATTACGGCGGTGGTTCCCTATTACGGCTATGGTCGTACCGATAAGAAGGATCAACCGAGGGTGCCGATAACAGCCCGGTTGGTGGCTGACCTGCTTACCGTAGCCGGTGCTAATCGTTTGCTGACCGTGGATTTACATGCGCCCCAGATTCAGGGTTTTTTTAATATTCCGGTTGATGAACTGACCGCACTTTACCTGCTGGCCCGTTACTTCGAAGAGAAGGACATTAACGGTCGTGACCTGGTGGTGGTGGCTACCGATATCGGGATTTCCAAGCGTGCCCGGGACCTGGCGGCAAAGCTCAAGGCGCCTCTGGCAATTGTGGAAAAGAGGCGTGTCGGTAATGATGATAAGGCTGAGACGCTGAATGTTATCGGTGAGGTGGAGTCGAGGATAGCGCTTACCGTAGACGATGAAATAGACACTGCCGGTTCTCTGGTGGGTGTCGTTGGCGCACTTATGGACCGTGGTGCCAGGGAGGTGTATTCCTGCTGCACTCATCCGGTACTTTCCGGTTCGGCGATAGAGAGGATAGCCTCCTGTTACGTGAAGGAGGTAGTGGTTACTGATACTATCCCGGTTGCCGATGAGAAAAAGCTGGCTAAGATTACCGTTTTGCCGATAGCGCCTCTACTCGGTGAAGCGATACAACGTATTCATACCGGGATGTCGATAGGAGCCATGTTTGAGCAGCAGTGA